In Bradysia coprophila strain Holo2 unplaced genomic scaffold, BU_Bcop_v1 contig_358, whole genome shotgun sequence, one DNA window encodes the following:
- the LOC119081410 gene encoding spermatogenesis-associated protein 20 isoform X2 yields the protein MIKGACKLISVLFKRRSNIQQQVRTANFPKYSTNQKDFLRTINETARNMASSSSHTNRLALEKSPYLLQHAHNPVDWYPWSEEAFQRARDENKMIFLSVGYSTCHWCHVMEKESFENEETAKIMNEHFINVKVDREERPDIDKIYMSFLLMIKGSGGWPMSVWLTPDLAPITAGTYFPQTDRWGMPGFRTVLMKIHNQWKENKNTLGTTGKNVIEAMQKSVSENEGGSDIISVEAKFNQAVNIYKRNIDDDWGGFGSAPKFPEVSKLNLIFHAHVQQPTTKVLPLVLHTLKKIGEGGIHDHVFGGFARYSVDRKWHVPHFEKMLYDQGQLLMAYVNALKMTKDERYLDVADNLFNYICKDLRHPSGGFFSGEDADSYPNEGDDEKIEGAFYAWDWTEISDLFEENSSEFSIKNPFDVYSYFYGIKEEGNVEPASDPHGHLLAKNILMVRTTHEATSTMFGISVDEIKKNLRKGNELLRSVREKRPRPQLDTKVLTAWNGLMLSGLAKLACVKDAPNRSEYLKISKQLVEFLKKYNFDEKSKTLFRSCYGEGTDSEVASFPTQPISGFLNDYAFLIKGLLDYYLASMDSSVLLWAKELQATQDKLFWDTNNHGYFYSKADSADVIVRLKDDHDGAEPCGNSVAASNLLLLHEYFDDESYKATAQKLFHFFNKTSPFGYALPEMMSALLLYDSGLTSITVVGPDTAETKKMLDVARDFYIPGLVLIHSVPGSDQPMTKQSASQYQMVDDRATAYLCHDGTCEPPITLAEKLNESLAKKYLFK from the exons ATGATCAAAGGTGCATGTAAGCTTATATCGGTTCTATTCAAACGAAGATCAAATATACAACAACAAGTACGAACggcaaattttccgaaatattCCACTAACCAAAAGGACTTTCTGCGTA CTATTAACGAAACTGCTCGAAATATGGCATCATCATCGTCACATACCAATCGTTTAGCATTGGAGAAATCACCGTATCTTCTGCAACATGCCCACAATCCAGTTG ACTGGTACCCGTGGTCAGAGGAAGCGTTTCAACGGGCTagagatgaaaataaaatgattttcttgtcGGTCGGTTACTCAACATGTCACTGGTGTCATGTTATGGAAAAGGAGTCGTTTGAGAATGAAGAAACCGCCAAAATAATGAACGAACATTTTATCAACGTCAAGGTGGATCGAGAAGAAAGACCAGACATCGACAAAATTTATATGAGTTTCCTTTTGATGATCAAAGGATCTGGTGGTTGGCCTATGTCTGTATGGTTAACTCCTGATCTGGCACCGATTACGGCAGGAACATATTTTCCCCAGACGGATCGTTGGGGAATGCCAGGTTTTCGCActgttttaatgaaaattcacaACCAATGGAAGGAAAACAAGAATACGTTGGGCACAACTGGGAAAAACGTTATCGAGGCCATGCAAAAGAGTGTGTCAGAAAATGAGGGCGGCTCCGATATAATTTCTGTAGAAGCAAAGTTTAACCAAGCCGTAAACATTTACAAGAGGAACATCGACGACGACTGGGGTGGCTTCGGATCAGCTCCCAAATTTCCGGAAGTttccaaattgaatttaatatttcatgCTCACGTTCAACAACCGACCACTAAGGTTTTGCCACTTGTCTTGCACACGTTAAAGAAAATCGGAGAGGGTGGCATTCACGATCATGTCTTTGGTGGATTTGCTCGGTACTCAGTCGACAGGAAATGGCATGTTccacattttgaaaaaatgcTGTACGATCAAGGGCAGTTGCTGATGGCATACGTAAATGCATTAAAAATGACAAAAGATGAACGATATTTAGATGTGGCCGACAATTTATTCAACTATATCTGCAAAGATTTGCGTCATCCATCAGGCGGCTTTTTCAGTGGGGAAGATGCAGACTCATACCCAAATGAAGGAGatgatgaaaaaattgaaggtGCCTTTTATGCATGGGATTGGACTGAGATAAGTGATCTCTTTGAAGAGAATTCGTCagaattttcgattaaaaatccATTCGACGTGTACTCATACTTTTATGGCATCAAAGAAGAGGGCAATGTTGAACCGGCTAGTGATCCACATGGACATTTAttagccaaaaatattttaatggttCGTACAACGCATGAAGCCACTTCTACCATGTTTGGGATCAGTGTCGatgaaattaagaaaaatctaCGAAAGGGCAATGAATTGTTACGCAGCGTTCGGGAAAAGCGTCCGCGACCTCAGTTGGATACTAAGGTTTTAACTGCCTGGAACGGGTTAATGCTGTCCGGCTTGGCAAAATTAGCATGTGTCAAAGATGCACCGAATCGATCGGAATATTTGAAGATCAGCAAGCAGTTAGTGGAGTTTCTGAAGAAATACAACTTTGACGAGAAGTCCAAGACACTGTTCAGATCATGCTATGGTGAGGGAACGGATAGTGAAGTAGCAAGTTTCCC CACGCAACCGATATCTGGTTTTCTCAACGATTACGCTTTTCTCATCAAGGGTCTGCTTGATTATTACTTAGCCTCTATGGACTCGTCAGTGCTTCTCTGGGCCAAGGAGTTGCAAGCGACACAAGACAAATTGTTTTGGGATACAAATAACCACggatatttttactcgaaggCTGATTCTGCCGATGTAATCGTACGACTTAAGGACGATCATGACGGTGCCGAACCATGCGGAAACTCTGTAGCAGCTTCAAACTTGTTACTGCTTCACGAATATTTTGACGATGAATCGTATAAGGCGACCGCCCAGAAACTATTTCACTTCTTCAACAAAACGAGTCCATTTGGCTATGCTTTACCGGAAATGATGTCGGCATTGCTGCTATATGATAGTGGATTGACAAGCATAACTGTTGTTGGTCCCGATACAGCGGAAACTAAGAAAATGCTGGATGTCGCCAGAGATTTTTACATACCGGGACTAGTTCTGATACACTCGGTTCCTGGAAGTGATCAACCAATGACCAAACAGTCTGCCAGTCAATATCAAATGGTTGACGATAGAGCCACAGCATATCTGTGTCATGATGGAACATGTGAACCTCCAATCACTTTAGCAGAAAAGTTGAACGAGAGTCTGGcaaagaaatatttgttcAAGTGA
- the LOC119081410 gene encoding spermatogenesis-associated protein 20 isoform X1, which translates to MIKGACKLISVLFKRRSNIQQQVRTANFPKYSTNQKDFLRSRLAINETARNMASSSSHTNRLALEKSPYLLQHAHNPVDWYPWSEEAFQRARDENKMIFLSVGYSTCHWCHVMEKESFENEETAKIMNEHFINVKVDREERPDIDKIYMSFLLMIKGSGGWPMSVWLTPDLAPITAGTYFPQTDRWGMPGFRTVLMKIHNQWKENKNTLGTTGKNVIEAMQKSVSENEGGSDIISVEAKFNQAVNIYKRNIDDDWGGFGSAPKFPEVSKLNLIFHAHVQQPTTKVLPLVLHTLKKIGEGGIHDHVFGGFARYSVDRKWHVPHFEKMLYDQGQLLMAYVNALKMTKDERYLDVADNLFNYICKDLRHPSGGFFSGEDADSYPNEGDDEKIEGAFYAWDWTEISDLFEENSSEFSIKNPFDVYSYFYGIKEEGNVEPASDPHGHLLAKNILMVRTTHEATSTMFGISVDEIKKNLRKGNELLRSVREKRPRPQLDTKVLTAWNGLMLSGLAKLACVKDAPNRSEYLKISKQLVEFLKKYNFDEKSKTLFRSCYGEGTDSEVASFPTQPISGFLNDYAFLIKGLLDYYLASMDSSVLLWAKELQATQDKLFWDTNNHGYFYSKADSADVIVRLKDDHDGAEPCGNSVAASNLLLLHEYFDDESYKATAQKLFHFFNKTSPFGYALPEMMSALLLYDSGLTSITVVGPDTAETKKMLDVARDFYIPGLVLIHSVPGSDQPMTKQSASQYQMVDDRATAYLCHDGTCEPPITLAEKLNESLAKKYLFK; encoded by the exons ATGATCAAAGGTGCATGTAAGCTTATATCGGTTCTATTCAAACGAAGATCAAATATACAACAACAAGTACGAACggcaaattttccgaaatattCCACTAACCAAAAGGACTTTCTGCGTAGTAG ATTAGCTATTAACGAAACTGCTCGAAATATGGCATCATCATCGTCACATACCAATCGTTTAGCATTGGAGAAATCACCGTATCTTCTGCAACATGCCCACAATCCAGTTG ACTGGTACCCGTGGTCAGAGGAAGCGTTTCAACGGGCTagagatgaaaataaaatgattttcttgtcGGTCGGTTACTCAACATGTCACTGGTGTCATGTTATGGAAAAGGAGTCGTTTGAGAATGAAGAAACCGCCAAAATAATGAACGAACATTTTATCAACGTCAAGGTGGATCGAGAAGAAAGACCAGACATCGACAAAATTTATATGAGTTTCCTTTTGATGATCAAAGGATCTGGTGGTTGGCCTATGTCTGTATGGTTAACTCCTGATCTGGCACCGATTACGGCAGGAACATATTTTCCCCAGACGGATCGTTGGGGAATGCCAGGTTTTCGCActgttttaatgaaaattcacaACCAATGGAAGGAAAACAAGAATACGTTGGGCACAACTGGGAAAAACGTTATCGAGGCCATGCAAAAGAGTGTGTCAGAAAATGAGGGCGGCTCCGATATAATTTCTGTAGAAGCAAAGTTTAACCAAGCCGTAAACATTTACAAGAGGAACATCGACGACGACTGGGGTGGCTTCGGATCAGCTCCCAAATTTCCGGAAGTttccaaattgaatttaatatttcatgCTCACGTTCAACAACCGACCACTAAGGTTTTGCCACTTGTCTTGCACACGTTAAAGAAAATCGGAGAGGGTGGCATTCACGATCATGTCTTTGGTGGATTTGCTCGGTACTCAGTCGACAGGAAATGGCATGTTccacattttgaaaaaatgcTGTACGATCAAGGGCAGTTGCTGATGGCATACGTAAATGCATTAAAAATGACAAAAGATGAACGATATTTAGATGTGGCCGACAATTTATTCAACTATATCTGCAAAGATTTGCGTCATCCATCAGGCGGCTTTTTCAGTGGGGAAGATGCAGACTCATACCCAAATGAAGGAGatgatgaaaaaattgaaggtGCCTTTTATGCATGGGATTGGACTGAGATAAGTGATCTCTTTGAAGAGAATTCGTCagaattttcgattaaaaatccATTCGACGTGTACTCATACTTTTATGGCATCAAAGAAGAGGGCAATGTTGAACCGGCTAGTGATCCACATGGACATTTAttagccaaaaatattttaatggttCGTACAACGCATGAAGCCACTTCTACCATGTTTGGGATCAGTGTCGatgaaattaagaaaaatctaCGAAAGGGCAATGAATTGTTACGCAGCGTTCGGGAAAAGCGTCCGCGACCTCAGTTGGATACTAAGGTTTTAACTGCCTGGAACGGGTTAATGCTGTCCGGCTTGGCAAAATTAGCATGTGTCAAAGATGCACCGAATCGATCGGAATATTTGAAGATCAGCAAGCAGTTAGTGGAGTTTCTGAAGAAATACAACTTTGACGAGAAGTCCAAGACACTGTTCAGATCATGCTATGGTGAGGGAACGGATAGTGAAGTAGCAAGTTTCCC CACGCAACCGATATCTGGTTTTCTCAACGATTACGCTTTTCTCATCAAGGGTCTGCTTGATTATTACTTAGCCTCTATGGACTCGTCAGTGCTTCTCTGGGCCAAGGAGTTGCAAGCGACACAAGACAAATTGTTTTGGGATACAAATAACCACggatatttttactcgaaggCTGATTCTGCCGATGTAATCGTACGACTTAAGGACGATCATGACGGTGCCGAACCATGCGGAAACTCTGTAGCAGCTTCAAACTTGTTACTGCTTCACGAATATTTTGACGATGAATCGTATAAGGCGACCGCCCAGAAACTATTTCACTTCTTCAACAAAACGAGTCCATTTGGCTATGCTTTACCGGAAATGATGTCGGCATTGCTGCTATATGATAGTGGATTGACAAGCATAACTGTTGTTGGTCCCGATACAGCGGAAACTAAGAAAATGCTGGATGTCGCCAGAGATTTTTACATACCGGGACTAGTTCTGATACACTCGGTTCCTGGAAGTGATCAACCAATGACCAAACAGTCTGCCAGTCAATATCAAATGGTTGACGATAGAGCCACAGCATATCTGTGTCATGATGGAACATGTGAACCTCCAATCACTTTAGCAGAAAAGTTGAACGAGAGTCTGGcaaagaaatatttgttcAAGTGA
- the LOC119081410 gene encoding spermatogenesis-associated protein 20 isoform X3, whose amino-acid sequence MASSSSHTNRLALEKSPYLLQHAHNPVDWYPWSEEAFQRARDENKMIFLSVGYSTCHWCHVMEKESFENEETAKIMNEHFINVKVDREERPDIDKIYMSFLLMIKGSGGWPMSVWLTPDLAPITAGTYFPQTDRWGMPGFRTVLMKIHNQWKENKNTLGTTGKNVIEAMQKSVSENEGGSDIISVEAKFNQAVNIYKRNIDDDWGGFGSAPKFPEVSKLNLIFHAHVQQPTTKVLPLVLHTLKKIGEGGIHDHVFGGFARYSVDRKWHVPHFEKMLYDQGQLLMAYVNALKMTKDERYLDVADNLFNYICKDLRHPSGGFFSGEDADSYPNEGDDEKIEGAFYAWDWTEISDLFEENSSEFSIKNPFDVYSYFYGIKEEGNVEPASDPHGHLLAKNILMVRTTHEATSTMFGISVDEIKKNLRKGNELLRSVREKRPRPQLDTKVLTAWNGLMLSGLAKLACVKDAPNRSEYLKISKQLVEFLKKYNFDEKSKTLFRSCYGEGTDSEVASFPTQPISGFLNDYAFLIKGLLDYYLASMDSSVLLWAKELQATQDKLFWDTNNHGYFYSKADSADVIVRLKDDHDGAEPCGNSVAASNLLLLHEYFDDESYKATAQKLFHFFNKTSPFGYALPEMMSALLLYDSGLTSITVVGPDTAETKKMLDVARDFYIPGLVLIHSVPGSDQPMTKQSASQYQMVDDRATAYLCHDGTCEPPITLAEKLNESLAKKYLFK is encoded by the exons ATGGCATCATCATCGTCACATACCAATCGTTTAGCATTGGAGAAATCACCGTATCTTCTGCAACATGCCCACAATCCAGTTG ACTGGTACCCGTGGTCAGAGGAAGCGTTTCAACGGGCTagagatgaaaataaaatgattttcttgtcGGTCGGTTACTCAACATGTCACTGGTGTCATGTTATGGAAAAGGAGTCGTTTGAGAATGAAGAAACCGCCAAAATAATGAACGAACATTTTATCAACGTCAAGGTGGATCGAGAAGAAAGACCAGACATCGACAAAATTTATATGAGTTTCCTTTTGATGATCAAAGGATCTGGTGGTTGGCCTATGTCTGTATGGTTAACTCCTGATCTGGCACCGATTACGGCAGGAACATATTTTCCCCAGACGGATCGTTGGGGAATGCCAGGTTTTCGCActgttttaatgaaaattcacaACCAATGGAAGGAAAACAAGAATACGTTGGGCACAACTGGGAAAAACGTTATCGAGGCCATGCAAAAGAGTGTGTCAGAAAATGAGGGCGGCTCCGATATAATTTCTGTAGAAGCAAAGTTTAACCAAGCCGTAAACATTTACAAGAGGAACATCGACGACGACTGGGGTGGCTTCGGATCAGCTCCCAAATTTCCGGAAGTttccaaattgaatttaatatttcatgCTCACGTTCAACAACCGACCACTAAGGTTTTGCCACTTGTCTTGCACACGTTAAAGAAAATCGGAGAGGGTGGCATTCACGATCATGTCTTTGGTGGATTTGCTCGGTACTCAGTCGACAGGAAATGGCATGTTccacattttgaaaaaatgcTGTACGATCAAGGGCAGTTGCTGATGGCATACGTAAATGCATTAAAAATGACAAAAGATGAACGATATTTAGATGTGGCCGACAATTTATTCAACTATATCTGCAAAGATTTGCGTCATCCATCAGGCGGCTTTTTCAGTGGGGAAGATGCAGACTCATACCCAAATGAAGGAGatgatgaaaaaattgaaggtGCCTTTTATGCATGGGATTGGACTGAGATAAGTGATCTCTTTGAAGAGAATTCGTCagaattttcgattaaaaatccATTCGACGTGTACTCATACTTTTATGGCATCAAAGAAGAGGGCAATGTTGAACCGGCTAGTGATCCACATGGACATTTAttagccaaaaatattttaatggttCGTACAACGCATGAAGCCACTTCTACCATGTTTGGGATCAGTGTCGatgaaattaagaaaaatctaCGAAAGGGCAATGAATTGTTACGCAGCGTTCGGGAAAAGCGTCCGCGACCTCAGTTGGATACTAAGGTTTTAACTGCCTGGAACGGGTTAATGCTGTCCGGCTTGGCAAAATTAGCATGTGTCAAAGATGCACCGAATCGATCGGAATATTTGAAGATCAGCAAGCAGTTAGTGGAGTTTCTGAAGAAATACAACTTTGACGAGAAGTCCAAGACACTGTTCAGATCATGCTATGGTGAGGGAACGGATAGTGAAGTAGCAAGTTTCCC CACGCAACCGATATCTGGTTTTCTCAACGATTACGCTTTTCTCATCAAGGGTCTGCTTGATTATTACTTAGCCTCTATGGACTCGTCAGTGCTTCTCTGGGCCAAGGAGTTGCAAGCGACACAAGACAAATTGTTTTGGGATACAAATAACCACggatatttttactcgaaggCTGATTCTGCCGATGTAATCGTACGACTTAAGGACGATCATGACGGTGCCGAACCATGCGGAAACTCTGTAGCAGCTTCAAACTTGTTACTGCTTCACGAATATTTTGACGATGAATCGTATAAGGCGACCGCCCAGAAACTATTTCACTTCTTCAACAAAACGAGTCCATTTGGCTATGCTTTACCGGAAATGATGTCGGCATTGCTGCTATATGATAGTGGATTGACAAGCATAACTGTTGTTGGTCCCGATACAGCGGAAACTAAGAAAATGCTGGATGTCGCCAGAGATTTTTACATACCGGGACTAGTTCTGATACACTCGGTTCCTGGAAGTGATCAACCAATGACCAAACAGTCTGCCAGTCAATATCAAATGGTTGACGATAGAGCCACAGCATATCTGTGTCATGATGGAACATGTGAACCTCCAATCACTTTAGCAGAAAAGTTGAACGAGAGTCTGGcaaagaaatatttgttcAAGTGA
- the LOC119081429 gene encoding T-complex protein 1 subunit epsilon: protein MSAFPGSIAFDEYGRPFIILRDQDQQKRLTGNDAIKSHIMAGRQIASTIKTSLGPKGLDKMMVTGDGEVTVTNDGATILKMMDVDHEIAKLMVQLSQSQDDEIGDGTTGVVVLAGALLEQAESLLDRGIHPIRIADGFELAGQCAVKHLDSIAEPFPIAADNLEPLVRVAMTTLGSKIVNKCHRQMAEIAVNAVMTVADLEKKDVNFELIKIIGKVGGRMEDSSLVKGVVIDKSMSHPQMPKSMKDVKMAIITCPFEPPKPKTKYKLDVTSVDDYQALRTYEAEKFEEIVKLVKDSGATLAICQWGFDDEANHLLLQHNLPAVRWVGGPEIELIAIATGGRIVPRFEELTPEKLGTAGTVRELSFGTGQDKMLVIEDCKSSRAVTILLRGGNQMIIDEAKRSVHDAICVVRSLIKDSRIVYGGGAAEISSSLAVAKEADQLSTLEQYAFRAFSVALEAVPLALAENSGLLPIETLSELKSRHTGEKVSTYGVDCMLTGESDMKKHHVVESLHSKKQQIILATQLVKMILKIDDVRSPNDQPQY from the exons ATGAGTGCTTTCCCGGGAAGTATTGCCTTTGATGAGTATGGTCGTCCATTCATCATTTTACGCGATCAAGACCAACAAAAACGACTAACTGGAAATGATGCCATAAAA AGTCACATAATGGCTGGTCGCCAGATAGCTTCCACCATAAAAACGTCTCTTGGACCAAAGGGTTTGGACAAGATGATGGTAACCGGTGACGGTGAAGTTACTGTGACCAATGACGGCGCCACAATTCTCAAGATGATGGATGTTGACCATGAAATAGCCAAGCTGATGGTACAATTGAGTCAATCACAAGATGATGAGATTGGCGATGGAACAACTGGTGTTGTCGTCCTAGCTGGTGCACTATTGGAACAAGCTGAATCCTTACTGGATCGAGGAATTCACCCAATTCGCATTGCTGACGGTTTTGAATTGGCTGGACAATGTGCTGTGAAACATTTGGACAGCATTGCCGAACCATTTCCCATTGCTGCCGATAATTTGGAACCTCTTGTCCGTGTGGCGATGACCACACTGGGAAGTAAAATTGTCAACAAATGTCACAGGCAGATGGCTGAAATTGCTGTTAACGCTGTCATGACTGTTGCTG aCTTGGAAAAGAAGGACGTCAACTTCGAATTGATTAAGATCATCGGTAAAGTTGGTGGTCGTATGGAAGATTCCAGTTTGGTTAAAGGTGTCGTCATCGACAAATCAATGAGTCATCCACAAATGCCGAAAAGCATGAAGGATGTTAAAATGGCCATTATTACATGCCCGTTCGAACCACCAAAACCAAAGACCAAATACAAGTTGGATGTTACATCAGTTGATGACTATCAGGCACTTCGTACCTACGAAGCCGAGAAATTCGAAGAAATTGTAAAACTGGTCAAAGACTCTGGAGCTACCCTAGCAATTTGCCAGTGGGGTTTCGATGATGAAGCAAACCATTTGTTGTTGCAACATAATTTACCAGCTGTTCGCTGGGTAGGTGGTcctgaaattgaattgattgcTATTGCCACTGGTGGACGTATTGTACCAAGATTCGAGGAATTGACACCGGAAAAACTTGGAACTGCTGGCACGGTTAGAGAACTGTCATTCGGCACAGGTCAAGACAAGATGCTGGTTATTGAGGATTGCAAGAGTTCCAGAGCCGTTACGATTTTACTACGCGGTGGAAACCAAATGATCATCGATGAAGCCAAACGGTCCGTTCACGATGCGATTTGCGTTGTTCGATCTCTGATTAag GATTCTCGTATTGTTTATGGTGGTGGAGCCGCTGAAATCAGCAGTTCATTGGCTGTGGCTAAAGAAGCCGATCAACTATCAACCCTCGAACAATACGCATTCAGAGCGTTCAGTGTGGCATTGGAAGCTGTCCCATTGGCATTGGCTGAAAACAGTGGCCTTCTACCGATTGAAACTTTGTCCGAATTGAAGTCCCGCCACACGGGTGAAAAAGTATCTACGTACGGCGTGGATTGCATGTTAACCGGTGAAAGTGACATGAAAAAGCATCACGTAGTGGAGTCTCTGCACTCAAAGAAACAGCAAATCATCCTGGCCACACAATTagtgaaaatgattttgaaaattgatgatGTTCGATCGCCCAATGATCAACCACAGTActaa